One region of Xylanibacillus composti genomic DNA includes:
- a CDS encoding MFS transporter, whose product MNTTPSPAPAASQAGEARTATAARPFVFKILIAISLIHLLNDTMQSVIPAVSLILEETMSLTYTQVGLIAFTLNLTAALLQPVIGLYSDARPTPFLLPLGMVFSLLGMLGLSMAPSYAWVIVSVMLVGIGSAVFHPEAARVAFLAAGPRRGLAQSIYQVGGNAGQSLAPILAILIFVPFGQFGAIWFTFAAALAIVFQLMIARWYRNAMQETAVPTKSKKRRAHADAYKGRIRLALLLVILFIFARSWYHAGISSFYPFYLIEKYGMSIERTQVFIFLFAAAGVVGTFIGGPLADWFGRKKVLIASMLGAAPLTVLLPFATPFWSYVLLTLIGLILLSSFSVMVVYAQELIPGKVATASGLTIGLAFGLGAAGSFVWGKLADIIGLENVMLWASWLPLVGLIAFLLPSDAKISEWTKEETA is encoded by the coding sequence ATGAACACCACACCTAGTCCCGCTCCTGCCGCCAGCCAGGCTGGAGAAGCGCGGACCGCAACCGCCGCCCGTCCGTTCGTCTTTAAGATTCTGATTGCCATCAGCCTCATCCATCTCCTGAACGATACGATGCAATCCGTCATACCTGCTGTATCGCTCATTCTGGAAGAGACGATGTCTCTGACCTATACACAGGTCGGGCTGATCGCCTTCACCTTGAATTTGACTGCCGCTCTGCTGCAGCCCGTCATCGGCTTGTATTCCGACGCTCGGCCTACGCCTTTTTTGCTGCCGCTGGGCATGGTGTTCTCCTTGCTTGGCATGCTGGGGCTCAGCATGGCGCCGAGCTACGCCTGGGTCATCGTATCTGTTATGCTTGTCGGCATCGGCTCCGCTGTATTCCACCCGGAAGCGGCCCGCGTTGCCTTCTTGGCTGCCGGACCGAGACGCGGACTGGCGCAATCCATTTACCAAGTAGGCGGCAATGCCGGACAATCCCTCGCCCCGATCCTGGCGATTCTGATCTTCGTTCCGTTCGGCCAATTCGGAGCGATCTGGTTTACTTTTGCAGCGGCATTGGCCATTGTCTTCCAGTTAATGATTGCCCGCTGGTATCGGAATGCGATGCAGGAAACAGCTGTCCCGACCAAGAGCAAAAAGCGCCGTGCGCATGCCGATGCCTACAAAGGCCGGATCCGTTTGGCACTCCTGCTCGTCATCCTGTTTATTTTCGCCCGTTCCTGGTATCATGCCGGCATCTCATCCTTCTACCCGTTTTATCTGATTGAGAAGTACGGCATGAGCATTGAACGCACGCAAGTGTTCATCTTCCTGTTTGCCGCTGCAGGAGTAGTCGGTACGTTCATCGGGGGCCCCCTAGCAGACTGGTTCGGCAGAAAGAAGGTGCTCATCGCTTCCATGCTGGGCGCCGCACCGCTAACCGTCTTGCTGCCGTTCGCCACCCCGTTCTGGTCCTATGTGCTGCTTACGCTGATTGGACTTATTTTGCTGTCAAGCTTCTCCGTCATGGTCGTCTATGCCCAGGAGCTGATTCCCGGCAAAGTTGCCACGGCATCGGGATTAACGATCGGACTGGCTTTCGGACTGGGCGCCGCCGGCTCCTTCGTCTGGGGCAAGCTGGCGGATATCATCGGTCTGGAAAATGTCATGCTGTGGGCAAGCTGGCTGCCCCTAGTCGGGCTGATCGCCTTCCTGCTCCCTTCCGATGCGAAAATCAGCGAATGGACGAAGGAAGAAACCGCGTAA
- the asd gene encoding archaetidylserine decarboxylase (Phosphatidylserine decarboxylase is synthesized as a single chain precursor. Generation of the pyruvoyl active site from a Ser is coupled to cleavage of a Gly-Ser bond between the larger (beta) and smaller (alpha chains). It is an integral membrane protein.): MAKAFYRLLTELSSHAAISRMAGAFARSGLSRRLIPRFAKVYGIPIEEAEKTIDQYESLNAFFTRKLKPGLRPIDPDPNALVSPVDALITGMGPISDGTVLNVKGQHYTVGELLNRSPRMIHYRNGFCYVLYLSPSDYHRIHAPLSGKVEETEAIPGRVYPVNDFGLRYMNRVLSRNVRTVTYIRGSKGETAVIKVGAFNVSSIRYVQDAAPQSVERGEELAYFEFGSTVVLLIENGTFVPEPDLKVGDKVRVGQSLGILRAKTNSRKEG; the protein is encoded by the coding sequence GTGGCCAAAGCTTTTTACCGGCTGTTGACCGAGCTTTCGTCCCATGCGGCAATTTCCCGAATGGCCGGCGCTTTCGCCCGCTCCGGCTTGAGCCGCAGGTTGATTCCCCGATTTGCCAAAGTGTACGGAATTCCGATAGAGGAAGCAGAGAAAACCATCGACCAATACGAATCGCTGAATGCTTTTTTCACGCGAAAACTAAAGCCGGGATTGCGGCCAATCGATCCGGACCCGAATGCGCTTGTCAGTCCTGTCGATGCCCTGATTACAGGAATGGGGCCCATATCCGATGGAACCGTCTTAAACGTTAAAGGACAGCATTATACTGTCGGGGAACTGCTGAATCGCTCCCCGCGCATGATCCATTATCGCAACGGTTTTTGTTATGTTCTGTACTTGAGCCCGTCCGACTACCATCGCATCCACGCCCCGCTATCCGGCAAGGTCGAAGAAACAGAAGCCATTCCGGGCAGGGTGTACCCGGTCAACGACTTTGGACTTAGATACATGAACAGGGTGCTCAGCCGAAATGTCCGGACTGTCACCTACATTCGCGGCAGCAAGGGCGAGACCGCTGTCATTAAGGTAGGAGCCTTCAATGTCAGCAGCATTCGCTATGTCCAAGACGCTGCGCCCCAATCAGTGGAACGCGGCGAAGAGCTTGCTTATTTCGAATTTGGCTCCACGGTTGTGCTGCTGATCGAAAACGGCACCTTCGTTCCCGAGCCGGATTTGAAAGTTGGCGACAAGGTCCGTGTGGGTCAGTCCCTCGGCATCTTGCGAGCCAAAACCAACTCACGTAAGGAAGGATAA
- a CDS encoding glycosyltransferase family 4 protein, which translates to MRVLHLTYGQQMIALCQVLRKKGISATSCHFYGNSYEFKPDVCLHLERYAAKQRPAIAQRYMNKVLDRYDIFHFHFSSTFLPDNSDLKLLTSMGKKVIIHHRGSEVRRLSIAKKLNPYARVKPRWTDERILADLKRISESASHAIIPYYELLPYIKPFYKYIHFLPNAVDLNAIQPAYPSGTGPVRIVHAPTNQYVKGTEFIEAAIAQLKREGLDFQFTLIQKMPHDKAKAAYQQADLVIDQLHIGDYGMVSIEAMAMGKAVVCYMRKDLIPKYPGLPIVSANPDTLTDTLRHLLRKPHLLRKLGKQGRAYAQQHHNLITAADKLIRIYRKL; encoded by the coding sequence ATGAGAGTGTTGCATTTGACCTATGGCCAGCAGATGATTGCGTTATGCCAGGTGCTGCGCAAAAAGGGGATCTCCGCTACATCGTGTCACTTTTACGGGAACAGCTACGAGTTCAAGCCGGATGTATGTCTGCACTTGGAACGATATGCAGCCAAGCAACGGCCGGCGATCGCCCAAAGATACATGAACAAAGTGCTGGACCGTTACGATATTTTCCATTTCCATTTCAGCTCCACCTTTCTTCCCGACAATAGCGATCTAAAGCTGCTGACTTCCATGGGCAAGAAAGTGATCATTCATCATCGCGGCTCTGAAGTGCGACGACTGTCAATCGCCAAAAAGCTGAATCCCTATGCGCGTGTGAAGCCCAGATGGACAGACGAGCGTATATTAGCAGATCTGAAGCGAATCAGCGAATCAGCAAGCCATGCGATCATCCCTTATTATGAGTTGCTTCCATATATAAAACCTTTCTACAAATATATTCATTTCTTGCCGAATGCGGTAGATCTGAATGCGATTCAGCCGGCTTATCCATCAGGCACCGGGCCCGTACGAATCGTGCATGCGCCTACAAACCAATATGTGAAGGGTACAGAGTTCATCGAAGCTGCAATTGCTCAACTGAAGCGTGAAGGACTAGACTTTCAGTTCACCTTAATTCAGAAAATGCCGCACGACAAAGCAAAAGCCGCCTATCAGCAAGCGGATCTGGTCATCGATCAGCTCCACATCGGAGATTACGGCATGGTCAGCATTGAAGCCATGGCGATGGGCAAAGCGGTAGTCTGTTACATGCGCAAGGATTTGATTCCGAAATACCCGGGGCTTCCAATTGTTTCTGCCAATCCGGACACTTTGACAGACACCCTTCGCCATCTTCTTCGCAAGCCGCACCTGCTGCGGAAGCTGGGCAAGCAAGGGAGAGCCTATGCCCAGCAGCATCACAACTTAATTACCGCCGCTGACAAGCTGATCCGCATTTATCGCAAGCTGTAA
- the wecB gene encoding non-hydrolyzing UDP-N-acetylglucosamine 2-epimerase, whose protein sequence is MKAAAIVGARPQFVKAGMLSRALRRHMEEIIIHTGQHYDANMSAVFFEQLSLPHPEYELQAGSDTHARQTARMLMELEEILVKEKPDFVLVFGDTNSTLAGSLAAAKLHIPIAHVEAGLRSYNRRMPEEINRVVTDHLSTVLFCPTGTAVGNLKKEGITRHTYMVGDVMCDAVLAYKDVALRQSSVLERLGLVPGSYYLATIHRAENTDNPEHMRAILRALHQLDRPVLVPLHPRTKKCLEKFGLLPLLDGEKLHVMEPLRYLDMLACISQASVVLTDSGGVQKEAYMLHIPCVTMRSETEWVETVAHGGNVLAGADSQRIVAAVEQFKQPVSFRNLFGDGKTADQIAEILMTISPDL, encoded by the coding sequence TTGAAAGCTGCTGCAATCGTGGGAGCCAGACCGCAATTTGTGAAAGCGGGGATGCTGAGCCGGGCATTGCGCCGGCATATGGAAGAAATCATCATCCACACCGGCCAACATTATGATGCGAACATGTCGGCTGTATTTTTCGAGCAATTAAGTTTGCCTCATCCCGAATATGAACTCCAGGCAGGCTCAGATACGCATGCCAGACAGACTGCCCGCATGCTGATGGAGCTAGAAGAGATTCTGGTCAAGGAAAAGCCGGACTTCGTGCTCGTTTTCGGTGACACCAATTCTACATTGGCCGGCAGTTTGGCCGCCGCCAAGCTGCACATTCCGATCGCTCATGTGGAAGCGGGGCTGCGGAGCTACAATCGGAGAATGCCGGAGGAAATCAATCGGGTGGTTACAGATCATCTCTCCACCGTATTGTTCTGTCCTACCGGTACTGCCGTAGGGAATTTGAAAAAAGAAGGAATTACGCGCCATACCTACATGGTAGGAGATGTTATGTGTGACGCTGTACTGGCTTATAAGGATGTGGCGCTCAGACAATCCTCGGTGCTGGAGAGATTGGGACTCGTTCCGGGCAGCTACTATTTGGCCACCATTCATCGAGCGGAAAATACGGACAATCCCGAGCATATGCGCGCCATTCTGCGGGCATTGCATCAATTGGATCGTCCTGTCCTCGTTCCGCTGCATCCCCGGACCAAGAAGTGCCTGGAGAAGTTCGGCTTGCTGCCATTGTTGGACGGCGAGAAGCTTCATGTAATGGAGCCGCTGCGATATCTGGATATGCTCGCATGTATCAGCCAGGCTAGTGTCGTCCTGACTGATTCCGGCGGTGTGCAGAAGGAGGCTTATATGCTTCACATTCCATGTGTGACCATGCGCAGCGAGACCGAATGGGTGGAGACTGTGGCGCACGGAGGCAATGTGTTGGCTGGAGCAGACAGTCAGCGCATTGTGGCCGCTGTCGAGCAGTTCAAACAGCCTGTTTCCTTCAGGAATCTGTTCGGAGATGGCAAAACAGCGGACCAAATAGCGGAGATTCTGATGACGATTTCGCCGGATCTGTAA
- a CDS encoding ABC transporter permease, with product MKPLDTSKLYRQRASAYRKRILPYLLYVARSGLPIVAGFGGVTLLAFYANLLQTYSPDFPLTPIAVLLLTLPLAVSPIRTYVQKADSLFLMPATQAMQGYFRTALYRSYVWQAVALLVVWLFLWPLYRLRERLEGTPLMEGWFWLGTAFLLIVKALSMYASWRESQLRDDWTRRWLAFWRWASIAISLIGLFVWQLPAAAGLAAIGFSLHLLMTSRAHAYAIHWDYLHRLELASIRRLHSFLRGFVDIPAERANVSRRPVATFWTKQIPLRPSETYRYLYWLQLLRTERLSMLARLALMAVVVMAVVSDYRMALVVYGLAVYSTALQIAGFWRETEPVAWVHLYPLPAELRAMSFSRVAFWLHAVLVPLVSLPLWFKTGLPLYGCLAALAAGWLWSWRTGRSILAIERTRENA from the coding sequence ATGAAGCCGCTGGATACAAGCAAACTGTACAGGCAAAGGGCATCCGCTTACCGCAAGCGCATTTTGCCGTATTTGCTCTATGTCGCGCGCAGCGGCTTGCCGATTGTTGCAGGTTTTGGCGGCGTCACCTTACTGGCTTTTTATGCGAATTTGCTGCAGACTTACTCGCCGGATTTTCCGCTGACGCCAATTGCTGTCCTGCTGCTGACCCTTCCCCTGGCCGTGTCGCCTATACGCACATACGTCCAGAAAGCGGACAGCCTGTTTTTAATGCCGGCGACGCAAGCGATGCAGGGCTATTTCCGAACAGCCTTGTACCGTTCGTACGTCTGGCAGGCGGTGGCGCTTCTGGTCGTTTGGCTATTTCTGTGGCCGCTTTACCGCCTTCGGGAACGTCTGGAAGGCACACCGCTCATGGAGGGCTGGTTCTGGCTGGGGACGGCCTTCCTTCTGATCGTCAAAGCGCTCAGCATGTATGCCTCCTGGCGGGAAAGCCAGCTGCGGGATGACTGGACCAGGCGGTGGCTCGCGTTTTGGCGATGGGCGAGCATTGCCATTTCGCTCATTGGCCTCTTCGTCTGGCAGCTGCCGGCGGCGGCAGGCTTGGCGGCGATTGGCTTCAGCTTGCATCTTCTGATGACAAGCCGCGCGCATGCTTATGCGATTCATTGGGATTACCTGCATCGGCTGGAACTGGCCTCGATAAGGCGCTTGCATTCATTTCTAAGGGGCTTTGTCGATATCCCGGCGGAACGGGCGAACGTATCCAGGCGGCCTGTCGCGACCTTCTGGACGAAGCAGATTCCCCTTCGCCCGTCAGAAACGTATCGGTACTTATACTGGCTGCAGCTGCTCCGCACAGAGCGTCTGTCCATGCTGGCGCGATTGGCACTGATGGCTGTTGTGGTCATGGCCGTTGTCAGCGACTATCGAATGGCGCTGGTTGTGTACGGGCTTGCCGTTTATTCGACGGCTTTGCAAATTGCCGGCTTCTGGCGGGAGACGGAGCCTGTAGCTTGGGTGCACCTTTACCCGCTGCCGGCAGAGCTGCGCGCCATGTCCTTCTCGCGCGTCGCCTTCTGGTTGCATGCTGTGCTGGTGCCGCTCGTATCGCTGCCGCTCTGGTTCAAGACAGGCTTGCCCTTGTATGGATGCCTGGCGGCGCTGGCTGCAGGATGGCTCTGGAGCTGGCGAACAGGACGCAGCATTCTGGCCATTGAGCGGACAAGGGAGAATGCGTGA
- a CDS encoding aminotransferase class I/II-fold pyridoxal phosphate-dependent enzyme, which produces MNPLCKQLNETLERENPHVYSMLSSLGKSIYFPKEGILSQSAEAGQKAKKFNATIGIALENKEPMYLQTIQDRLSSFAPKDLYPYAPPAGKPELRELWRSKLIEENPTLRDKSFSQPIATNALTHGLSIVADLFADEQDAVIYPEKNWENYELTFGIRRKASIVTYPLYNEERRFNVAGLRAAILAQQENGKAIVVLNFPNNPTGYTPGAEEGRQIVEAIRAGAEAGINIVAVTDDAYFSLFFEDSLQESLFGSLAGLHDRVLAVKVDGATKEEYVWGFRVGFISYASTSEVVQHVLEQKTLGIIRATISSGPHPSQTFVLEALRSPDFAQQKAEKAAIMKGRANRTKEVLDSGKYDEAWEYYPFNSGYFMCLKLKHVHAETLRSHLLDAYGVGTIALGESDLRVAFSCIEEADIEELFDLIYQGVLDLQKAEATS; this is translated from the coding sequence ATGAATCCACTTTGCAAGCAGTTGAACGAAACATTGGAGCGCGAGAATCCGCATGTATACAGCATGCTTTCCTCGCTAGGCAAATCGATCTACTTCCCTAAAGAAGGCATCTTGAGCCAATCGGCGGAAGCTGGTCAAAAGGCCAAAAAATTCAATGCCACCATCGGCATCGCTCTGGAGAACAAGGAGCCGATGTACTTGCAGACGATCCAAGACCGATTGTCCTCGTTCGCACCGAAGGACTTGTATCCTTACGCGCCTCCGGCAGGCAAGCCGGAGCTGCGGGAACTGTGGCGGAGCAAGTTGATCGAAGAGAATCCAACGCTCCGGGACAAGAGCTTCAGCCAGCCGATCGCGACCAATGCGTTGACTCACGGCTTAAGCATCGTGGCCGACCTGTTCGCCGATGAGCAGGATGCGGTGATTTATCCGGAGAAAAATTGGGAAAATTACGAGCTGACCTTCGGCATTCGCCGCAAAGCGAGCATCGTGACTTATCCGCTCTACAATGAGGAGCGCCGTTTCAACGTGGCAGGCTTGAGGGCAGCCATTCTGGCGCAGCAGGAGAACGGCAAGGCCATCGTCGTGCTCAACTTCCCGAACAACCCGACCGGCTATACGCCCGGAGCTGAAGAAGGACGTCAGATTGTAGAAGCCATTCGCGCAGGCGCCGAGGCCGGAATCAACATCGTTGCCGTTACCGATGACGCTTACTTCAGCCTATTCTTCGAGGATTCCTTGCAGGAATCGCTCTTCGGCTCGCTTGCCGGCCTCCATGATCGAGTGCTGGCCGTTAAGGTGGACGGCGCGACGAAGGAAGAGTATGTATGGGGCTTCCGCGTTGGCTTCATCAGCTACGCCTCCACCAGCGAGGTCGTCCAGCATGTGCTGGAGCAGAAGACGTTGGGCATTATTCGCGCCACGATCTCCAGCGGTCCGCATCCGTCGCAGACATTTGTGCTGGAAGCGCTGCGATCCCCGGACTTCGCCCAGCAGAAGGCGGAGAAAGCCGCGATCATGAAAGGCCGCGCCAATCGGACGAAGGAAGTGCTGGACAGCGGCAAGTATGATGAGGCGTGGGAATATTATCCGTTCAACTCCGGCTACTTCATGTGTTTGAAGCTGAAGCATGTCCATGCCGAAACGCTGCGCAGCCATCTGCTCGATGCCTATGGCGTAGGGACCATTGCGCTCGGCGAGAGCGATTTGCGAGTAGCATTCTCTTGCATTGAGGAAGCGGATATCGAGGAGCTGTTCGACCTGATTTATCAGGGCGTGCTCGACTTGCAGAAGGCAGAAGCGACATCCTGA
- a CDS encoding S-layer homology domain-containing protein: MNRAIWKKSLLGLLAASVLISASPEAMAKGKDDKQDRKGKPTKGFQKQGFQGKGKVEIKINFADLGQDWDWATTNIARLASMKVFEGYEDGTFRPNKPVTRLEAVVTAVRLMGLREQAESEEEMATRLNFKDAEQIARKYPQAVGYIAVAAENDLFSETEDKLQPEKPADRLWIATMLVKALGLENEAKAKMNTQLNFKDADKIPAGSVGYVAVAVDRNIVFGYENKTFQPNKPVTRAEIAAFLDRAGMQLPEYRDGAIKGTVSAEVKDGVLLLTHDGKTERFMLDPNAFIWIEGKRAKAADLKAGDEITIRIFNNVVIFAEVSKRAGESGATLSLEGTVRADVSGNLLQVRRNGKDETYTLTKDTKIYREGREVAANALVRGDQISAYVQDGKVVWIVVTEAAEANTFSATGLFQGLTLNSKGNIATISILQTIDNQSQTSVYNVSDDVKLEGSLDDLLGTTVVILEGRNQLVTAIKIP; encoded by the coding sequence ATGAATAGAGCGATATGGAAAAAATCTTTGTTGGGCCTGTTGGCAGCGAGCGTGCTGATCAGCGCATCGCCGGAAGCGATGGCCAAGGGGAAGGACGACAAGCAGGATCGCAAGGGCAAACCAACTAAAGGCTTTCAGAAACAAGGCTTCCAGGGCAAAGGAAAAGTAGAGATCAAAATCAACTTTGCCGATTTGGGACAAGACTGGGATTGGGCCACCACCAATATTGCGCGATTGGCCAGCATGAAAGTATTTGAAGGGTACGAGGATGGCACGTTCCGTCCGAACAAGCCGGTTACGCGTCTGGAAGCCGTCGTGACGGCCGTAAGGCTGATGGGACTGCGCGAGCAAGCCGAATCCGAAGAGGAAATGGCCACGCGCTTGAATTTCAAGGATGCGGAACAAATCGCGCGCAAGTATCCGCAGGCTGTCGGATACATAGCTGTAGCGGCGGAGAACGATCTGTTCAGCGAAACAGAGGATAAGCTGCAGCCGGAGAAGCCGGCGGACCGTCTATGGATTGCGACGATGCTGGTGAAGGCGTTAGGACTGGAGAATGAAGCGAAAGCCAAAATGAATACGCAGTTGAACTTCAAGGACGCCGACAAGATTCCGGCTGGTTCCGTAGGCTATGTTGCCGTTGCCGTAGACCGAAACATTGTCTTCGGTTATGAGAACAAGACCTTCCAGCCGAACAAACCGGTCACACGCGCCGAGATCGCCGCGTTCCTCGACCGTGCCGGCATGCAGCTGCCGGAATACCGCGATGGCGCGATTAAGGGGACGGTCAGCGCAGAGGTGAAAGACGGCGTGCTGCTGTTGACGCATGACGGCAAGACCGAACGCTTCATGCTGGATCCGAACGCATTCATCTGGATCGAAGGCAAGCGTGCGAAAGCGGCCGATTTGAAGGCGGGAGACGAGATTACGATCCGCATCTTCAACAATGTGGTCATCTTCGCAGAAGTGTCGAAACGGGCTGGAGAATCGGGGGCCACACTTTCCCTCGAAGGAACCGTCCGTGCGGATGTATCCGGCAACCTGCTGCAAGTCAGACGGAACGGCAAGGATGAAACCTATACGCTTACGAAGGACACGAAGATCTATAGAGAAGGACGCGAAGTGGCTGCGAACGCTCTGGTAAGGGGCGATCAAATCTCTGCTTATGTGCAGGACGGCAAGGTCGTCTGGATTGTCGTGACCGAGGCTGCCGAGGCCAATACCTTCTCCGCGACCGGATTGTTCCAGGGTCTGACGCTGAACTCGAAAGGAAATATCGCAACGATCTCCATTCTGCAAACGATAGACAATCAGTCGCAAACTTCCGTGTACAACGTATCGGATGATGTGAAGCTGGAAGGAAGCCTCGATGACTTGCTTGGCACAACTGTAGTCATCCTTGAAGGCCGCAATCAGCTTGTAACCGCGATTAAAATTCCATAA
- a CDS encoding glycosyltransferase — MPIKICKLIQHHPFQDARIFKKEAKSLLKAGYDVTIVAPRMNGYLFDIDGTPYTREFLSPSFIHEGVRVVTYEKHQDTLDQIVANVLSGKCTTKNVNMLIKVGMEQQADVYHAHEYLSLYAGVCIKRELRTQGKHVKLIYDSHEFTPDLYASIREDKKSKLYSALLEMLKEVDHIIAVSESMKAWYLSINPKLRVDVIYNSPPMLQSRPAKNFLKPHLTVCYEGNVDPKRGSADRILEMTRIANQSMDLRFKIIGGVRSHQSLPIPPDLAHKVIPAGWVDYKAIPQHMADVDIGWIDYKLPYTMNHMFALPNKFFSYLNNGVPILVNKCHEMESFVRRHHCGLVLDNPLPAAADYVNAILYLNRRRDLLQLMSDNAFQIMQDTYAWDKMETILYSVYKRVLKPDYLAYIL, encoded by the coding sequence ATGCCTATTAAGATCTGCAAGCTGATCCAGCACCATCCCTTCCAGGATGCACGCATATTCAAAAAGGAAGCCAAAAGCTTGCTGAAGGCCGGATATGACGTGACAATCGTCGCCCCGCGAATGAACGGCTATTTATTCGACATAGATGGAACCCCTTATACCCGAGAGTTTTTAAGCCCGAGCTTCATCCATGAAGGCGTCAGAGTCGTGACCTATGAAAAGCATCAGGATACGTTGGATCAGATTGTTGCCAACGTGCTGTCAGGCAAATGTACTACCAAAAATGTCAACATGCTGATCAAGGTTGGAATGGAGCAGCAAGCCGACGTTTATCATGCTCATGAGTACCTCTCCCTTTATGCCGGGGTGTGCATCAAGCGAGAGCTAAGAACCCAAGGCAAGCATGTGAAGCTGATCTATGACAGCCACGAATTCACGCCAGACCTTTATGCCAGCATTCGTGAGGACAAGAAAAGCAAGCTGTACAGCGCCTTGCTCGAGATGCTGAAAGAAGTGGATCACATCATTGCGGTCTCCGAATCCATGAAAGCCTGGTATCTGTCCATAAACCCGAAGCTCCGCGTGGATGTCATCTATAATTCCCCGCCCATGCTCCAAAGCCGTCCAGCCAAAAACTTCTTAAAGCCGCACCTTACCGTATGCTATGAAGGCAACGTTGATCCGAAGAGAGGGAGCGCAGACCGCATACTGGAGATGACGAGAATCGCCAATCAATCGATGGACCTCCGCTTCAAAATCATCGGGGGCGTCCGCAGCCATCAATCGCTCCCGATTCCGCCCGATCTGGCACATAAGGTCATCCCGGCGGGGTGGGTCGATTACAAGGCAATTCCCCAGCATATGGCTGATGTGGACATCGGCTGGATCGATTACAAGCTCCCTTATACGATGAATCATATGTTCGCGCTGCCCAATAAATTTTTCAGCTACTTGAACAACGGGGTGCCTATTCTCGTCAACAAGTGCCACGAAATGGAAAGCTTCGTTCGCCGGCATCATTGCGGTCTGGTCCTCGACAACCCGCTGCCTGCGGCGGCCGACTATGTAAACGCCATCCTCTATCTGAACAGACGACGAGATTTATTGCAGCTCATGAGCGACAATGCGTTCCAAATCATGCAGGACACCTATGCCTGGGATAAAATGGAGACCATCCTCTACTCCGTCTACAAGCGCGTGCTGAAACCCGATTACTTGGCCTATATTCTATGA
- a CDS encoding ABC transporter ATP-binding protein: MNILQVDGLTGGYSRNRPVLHDISFAVRPGEMVGMVGLNGAGKSTTMKHLLGLLIPHSGSVRIKGVTLKEQPDTYRAAYAYVPEHPLVFEELTVREHLRLTAMAYGIEAAAAERRVQQLLGEFRMDAKADVFPGHLSKGMQQKLMIMNAFLVQPDLYLIDEPFLGLDPLGIRSLLDQLREVRSQGAGILMSSHILATLEQYCDRYVVIHEGRVRAWGTLDEIRNAWGGKEGERLEDVFYRIVDGAEQS, from the coding sequence ATGAACATCTTGCAGGTGGACGGATTAACGGGAGGCTATAGCCGGAATCGGCCGGTCCTCCACGATATCAGCTTTGCGGTGCGACCGGGCGAAATGGTCGGCATGGTCGGGCTGAATGGGGCCGGCAAAAGCACAACGATGAAGCATCTGCTCGGCCTGCTCATTCCGCATAGCGGCTCGGTTCGAATCAAGGGCGTAACGCTGAAGGAACAACCGGATACGTACCGCGCGGCGTATGCATATGTGCCGGAGCATCCGCTGGTATTCGAGGAACTTACAGTGCGTGAGCATCTGCGGCTGACCGCGATGGCCTACGGCATCGAGGCGGCTGCGGCGGAGCGCCGCGTCCAGCAGCTGCTGGGCGAATTCCGCATGGATGCAAAGGCCGACGTATTTCCGGGACACCTATCCAAAGGCATGCAGCAGAAGCTGATGATTATGAATGCTTTCCTCGTGCAGCCGGATTTGTATTTAATAGACGAGCCCTTCCTCGGGCTGGACCCGCTGGGCATCCGCTCGCTGCTGGATCAGCTGCGTGAGGTGCGCAGCCAGGGCGCGGGCATTCTGATGAGCTCTCATATTCTCGCAACGCTGGAGCAGTATTGTGACCGCTACGTTGTCATTCACGAGGGGCGGGTTCGCGCATGGGGAACGCTCGACGAAATACGCAATGCCTGGGGCGGCAAAGAAGGGGAGCGGCTGGAGGATGTATTTTACCGGATAGTAGATGGAGCGGAACAGTCATGA